Proteins encoded in a region of the Campylobacter showae CSUNSWCD genome:
- the sstT gene encoding serine/threonine transporter SstT translates to MFSKLAKRFADGNLIVQILIGIALGAVIGFWTHYQSAPYNELIAKGVSDAAQLAAAKKDLTDVANSVANSIAVLGNLFVGALKAIAPILVFVLVAASIIVKEFGHAKGMQKVVTLYLVGTFLAAVVAVVASFLFPMELVLKGVESANMSAPQGIVDVLKDLIFKMVQNPISALSSGNYIGIITWAVGGGIAMRFCTQETKKVFQDVSDGVTKIVRFIIRLAPFGIFGLVTISIHETGFEALAGYLKLILVLVGSMAFVSFVVYPAMVFVVTKKNPYPLVMTCVRESAVTAFFTRSSAANIPVNMALCKKLGLKEELYSISIPLGATINMGGAAVTIGILALAAVNSIPSITVDFGDALLLCFISALGACGASGVAGGSLLLVPLACALFGIGNDIAMQVVGVGFIIGVIQDSVETAVNSASDVLFTAVASETIE, encoded by the coding sequence ATGTTTAGCAAACTAGCAAAAAGGTTCGCCGACGGAAATTTGATCGTTCAAATTTTAATCGGCATAGCTCTAGGCGCCGTTATCGGCTTTTGGACGCACTATCAGTCGGCTCCATATAACGAGCTAATCGCAAAAGGCGTGAGCGACGCAGCTCAATTAGCCGCAGCAAAAAAAGACCTAACCGACGTAGCAAATTCGGTCGCAAACTCTATCGCCGTTTTGGGTAACCTCTTCGTCGGCGCGCTTAAAGCTATCGCTCCGATCCTGGTTTTCGTACTAGTTGCGGCATCTATTATCGTAAAAGAATTCGGCCACGCAAAAGGCATGCAAAAGGTAGTTACGCTTTACCTAGTCGGCACTTTTCTAGCTGCCGTGGTAGCGGTTGTAGCTAGCTTTCTTTTCCCGATGGAGCTTGTGCTAAAAGGCGTCGAGAGTGCAAATATGAGCGCTCCGCAAGGCATCGTCGATGTTTTAAAAGACCTCATCTTTAAGATGGTTCAAAACCCTATCAGCGCGCTTTCTAGCGGCAACTACATCGGCATCATCACCTGGGCCGTGGGAGGCGGTATCGCGATGAGATTTTGCACGCAAGAAACCAAAAAAGTATTCCAAGACGTTAGCGACGGCGTGACTAAAATCGTTAGATTTATCATCCGCTTGGCGCCATTTGGTATCTTTGGTCTAGTTACTATCAGCATCCACGAGACGGGCTTTGAAGCGCTTGCAGGCTACCTAAAACTGATCCTAGTTCTAGTAGGCTCCATGGCTTTCGTATCCTTCGTCGTCTACCCTGCGATGGTGTTTGTAGTTACCAAGAAAAACCCATATCCGCTTGTTATGACTTGCGTCAGAGAGAGCGCGGTTACGGCGTTTTTCACTCGTTCGTCTGCGGCAAATATCCCCGTAAATATGGCGCTTTGCAAAAAACTAGGCCTAAAAGAGGAGCTATACTCGATCTCTATCCCGCTAGGAGCCACTATAAACATGGGCGGCGCAGCCGTAACTATCGGTATCTTAGCGCTTGCGGCGGTAAACTCGATCCCGTCTATCACGGTTGATTTTGGCGACGCGTTACTACTTTGCTTTATCTCGGCCCTTGGCGCGTGCGGGGCTTCTGGCGTCGCGGGCGGTTCGCTACTACTCGTGCCGCTTGCTTGCGCGCTATTTGGTATCGGTAATGACATCGCGATGCAGGTTGTGGGCGTAGGATTTATCATCGGCGTGATACAAGACTCGGTAGAAACAGCCGTAAATAGCGCCTCAGACGTGCTTTTCACTGCCGTAGCCTCAGAGACCATAGAGTAA
- a CDS encoding M3 family oligoendopeptidase, translated as MNVWDLTPLFKNEKELETSALSLQSECEKFEAKYSDKFLNLSDEEFLSALNEYENLLENIARVQIYVSLVFSKDTSKGAFYAKFDELSSKAQNHLLFFELKFNEFDEARQNKIIAKSQRLGYYLDSIAKEKAHQLSLKEEQILLRTANTGADGFSRLFDETLSALKFKFKGEMLGEEEILSKLHSPDRAERKAAAKSLSDGLAPQQHLLSYIYNMIKTSLKTSCELRKFDLPESPRHFSNQTTKASVDALIKAAETSFDLPIKFYEKKRKILGFKKLYDYDRYAPLGESKSVYKFDECKKIVLETFSKFSPKFGEIATRAFKEGWIDVYPAENKRGGAFSQSGVAKAHPYVLLNHTDERRDLFTLAHELGHAAHQNLAYESVGFLNADTPLTTAETASVFCEMLVFDHVKSTLKGKEKTALLAGKIEDIFATLYRQINFTTFERRVHAHDGEISAEELNKIWLEESAKMFGKSVALNDYYKIWWSYIPHFIHTPFYCYAYSYAQLLVLAIFGLYKSGKCENFVQIYTEFLSAGGSRSPKELVRMFGFDIEDAAFWQIGINEVSKLVEEFCKEA; from the coding sequence ATGAACGTTTGGGACTTGACCCCGCTTTTTAAAAATGAAAAAGAGCTGGAGACTTCGGCTCTTTCGTTACAAAGCGAGTGCGAAAAATTTGAGGCGAAATACTCGGATAAGTTCTTAAATTTAAGCGACGAGGAGTTTCTCTCCGCGCTTAACGAGTATGAAAATTTGCTAGAAAACATCGCTCGCGTACAAATTTATGTGAGCCTAGTTTTCTCAAAAGACACCTCAAAGGGCGCGTTTTACGCCAAATTTGACGAGCTAAGCTCAAAAGCGCAAAATCATCTGCTCTTTTTTGAGCTTAAATTTAACGAATTTGACGAAGCTAGGCAAAACAAAATCATCGCTAAAAGCCAAAGACTTGGCTACTATCTAGATAGTATCGCAAAAGAAAAAGCCCACCAGCTAAGCCTAAAAGAGGAGCAAATTTTACTGCGCACGGCAAACACGGGCGCGGATGGCTTCTCGCGGCTTTTTGACGAGACGCTAAGCGCGCTTAAGTTTAAATTTAAAGGCGAGATGCTAGGCGAAGAGGAGATCCTGTCCAAGCTTCACAGCCCCGACAGGGCCGAGCGAAAAGCAGCCGCAAAGAGCCTTTCAGATGGTCTTGCGCCGCAGCAGCATCTGCTTAGCTACATCTATAATATGATAAAAACCAGCCTAAAAACTAGCTGCGAGCTGAGGAAATTTGATCTACCAGAAAGTCCGCGGCATTTCTCAAACCAAACGACCAAAGCCAGCGTGGACGCGCTAATAAAGGCCGCTGAGACGAGCTTTGATCTGCCGATTAAATTTTACGAGAAAAAGCGCAAAATTTTAGGCTTTAAAAAGCTCTACGACTACGATAGATACGCACCGCTGGGCGAGAGCAAGAGCGTTTACAAATTTGACGAATGCAAAAAAATCGTGCTTGAGACTTTTTCTAAATTTAGCCCGAAATTCGGCGAGATAGCCACTCGCGCATTTAAAGAGGGTTGGATCGACGTCTATCCGGCCGAAAATAAACGAGGCGGCGCCTTTTCACAATCAGGCGTCGCAAAAGCCCACCCATACGTGCTTTTAAACCACACCGACGAGAGGCGGGATCTTTTCACGCTAGCGCACGAGCTAGGTCACGCCGCGCATCAAAATCTGGCCTATGAAAGCGTCGGATTTCTAAACGCCGACACGCCGCTAACTACGGCAGAAACGGCATCGGTGTTTTGCGAGATGCTGGTTTTCGATCACGTCAAAAGCACGCTAAAAGGCAAAGAAAAAACCGCCCTACTCGCTGGCAAGATCGAGGATATCTTCGCCACGCTTTACCGCCAGATAAACTTTACGACCTTTGAGCGCCGAGTTCACGCGCATGATGGCGAGATCAGCGCCGAGGAGCTAAATAAAATTTGGCTCGAAGAGAGCGCCAAAATGTTCGGCAAAAGCGTCGCGCTAAACGACTACTATAAAATTTGGTGGAGCTATATCCCGCACTTTATCCACACGCCGTTTTACTGCTACGCCTACTCTTACGCACAGCTTTTGGTGCTGGCTATTTTTGGACTTTATAAAAGCGGCAAATGCGAAAATTTCGTGCAAATTTACACCGAGTTTTTAAGCGCGGGCGGCTCGCGCTCGCCAAAAGAGCTGGTCAGGATGTTTGGCTTTGATATCGAGGACGCGGCATTTTGGCAGATCGGCATAAACGAGGTTAGTAAGCTAGTGGAGGAGTTTTGCAAAGAAGCGTAG
- a CDS encoding TonB-dependent hemoglobin/transferrin/lactoferrin family receptor — translation MNHLKFSLATLLLLSNLNAKEAEVELKEVTVSGEAEAQSDPLQKKVGQSVKSSKELTKTQVSDNKDLVRYETGITTVEAGRFGQSGYAIRGVEENRVAITVDGLHQAQTLSSQGFKELFEGYGNFNNTRNGVEFETLKQATISKGADSVRTGSGSLGGSVMFETKDARDLLLDKDYFYGYKGGYNTADNQTMHSHTLAGRFKWFDIMAVQTKRRHHETENYGYKDYDGSVLGRTREKADPYYIKKTSNLIKLGFQPHEEHRFTFMSDTYKNTSKGNDLSYTLTLSSNADEVIGRGLRHNDDMMDRKNRAFAYENFSETPLWDTMKFTYSNQKIKSRARTEEHCQAGENCPEISNPIGLQVKNNKVVDKYGGEVTLQRTQEVDPQYGGLMWVNRLVDSQGTVHDQKNFSISQNVGNTWLDCSVFDCSKPNIDVLKYDYATEQYIKSTVPLDKSYTDARTGKTFKQSSESGYLITPYGKGYISRDWKERDLDTNTKQFNLDFNKYAKTGDVEHDIAYGLSFAKTEKSMTNKQGYDTTSNQWWAPKTLGTDFTGTPYTCENAPLTLLYALCPRTEPLTSFLIPVKTKEGALYLNDDMRVNDWLGINLGYRYDKIKYKPNYIPGSTPKIPDDMVLGLFVPYNPSPEPKWWDYADRDEWKIAHDAWKQEAPNNALANIKYIARDKKFTNSSYAIGADIDPLDYFRVQLKYSKGFRAPTTDELYLAFKHPDFTIQPNPDLKPEIAKTKELALTLHEDKSFITTSFFETKYDNFIDLISLGTKSYATGGGGNTIPFALYGNVNRSKATVRGFEINSMLHFGQISDALEGFHASYKLTMQKGRVQTGNDGKVPMNAIQPTTAIYGLGYASPADKFGADIYVTNVASKKAKDTYNMFWRLDTDPYGNPYNTNSHSKWRSNAYTLVDVVTYVRPIKNLTFRLGVYNLTNEKYITWDAARSIRPFGTMNMIDRTTGLGINRFYSAGRNFRLNWEFTF, via the coding sequence ATGAATCATCTTAAATTTTCTCTTGCCACTTTGCTTCTTTTGTCAAATTTAAATGCAAAAGAAGCCGAAGTCGAGCTAAAAGAAGTAACGGTTAGCGGCGAAGCGGAGGCGCAAAGCGATCCGCTACAAAAAAAGGTCGGCCAAAGCGTAAAAAGCTCCAAAGAACTGACTAAAACGCAAGTTTCTGATAACAAAGACCTAGTGCGATACGAAACTGGCATAACGACCGTGGAGGCCGGGCGTTTCGGCCAGAGCGGCTACGCAATAAGAGGCGTGGAAGAAAACCGCGTAGCTATCACGGTAGACGGCCTACATCAGGCTCAAACGCTAAGCTCGCAGGGTTTTAAAGAGCTATTTGAAGGATACGGAAACTTTAACAACACCCGCAACGGCGTAGAGTTTGAAACGCTAAAACAAGCCACCATCTCAAAAGGCGCAGACTCCGTTCGCACGGGCTCAGGCTCTCTGGGCGGCTCCGTGATGTTTGAAACAAAAGACGCAAGGGATCTTTTGCTGGATAAGGACTATTTTTACGGCTACAAGGGCGGTTACAACACAGCCGATAACCAAACCATGCACTCGCATACCTTAGCCGGTAGGTTTAAGTGGTTTGACATCATGGCCGTACAAACCAAACGCAGACATCACGAAACGGAAAACTACGGCTACAAAGACTATGACGGCAGCGTGCTAGGTAGAACCAGAGAAAAGGCCGACCCGTACTACATCAAAAAGACGAGCAACCTCATTAAGCTAGGCTTCCAACCTCACGAGGAGCATAGATTTACATTTATGTCCGATACTTACAAAAATACCTCTAAAGGCAACGATCTCTCTTATACGCTCACTCTTTCTAGTAACGCAGATGAAGTTATCGGCAGGGGCTTAAGACACAACGACGATATGATGGATAGGAAAAATCGCGCTTTTGCCTATGAAAATTTTAGTGAAACTCCGTTGTGGGATACGATGAAATTTACATACTCCAACCAAAAAATCAAATCTCGCGCCAGAACCGAAGAGCACTGCCAAGCAGGCGAAAACTGCCCTGAGATTTCAAACCCTATCGGACTTCAGGTTAAAAACAACAAAGTAGTCGATAAATATGGCGGCGAAGTAACCTTGCAAAGAACCCAAGAAGTAGATCCGCAGTACGGCGGGCTAATGTGGGTAAACAGACTCGTAGATAGCCAAGGAACCGTCCATGATCAGAAAAATTTTAGCATTAGTCAAAATGTCGGCAACACGTGGCTGGACTGCTCCGTATTTGACTGCTCCAAGCCTAATATCGACGTGCTAAAATACGACTACGCCACCGAGCAATACATAAAATCAACCGTCCCGCTAGATAAAAGCTACACCGACGCGCGAACAGGTAAGACGTTTAAACAAAGCTCAGAAAGCGGATATCTCATCACTCCGTACGGCAAAGGCTACATAAGCCGCGACTGGAAAGAGCGAGATCTAGACACAAACACCAAGCAGTTTAACTTAGACTTTAATAAATACGCCAAAACCGGCGACGTAGAGCACGATATCGCATACGGACTAAGCTTTGCTAAAACCGAAAAATCCATGACAAATAAGCAAGGCTACGATACCACAAGCAACCAATGGTGGGCGCCTAAGACTCTAGGTACGGATTTTACCGGTACGCCGTATACGTGCGAAAACGCGCCGCTAACGCTACTTTACGCGCTTTGCCCTAGAACCGAACCGCTCACGTCGTTTTTAATCCCCGTTAAAACAAAAGAAGGCGCACTATACCTCAACGACGATATGCGCGTAAACGACTGGTTGGGGATAAATTTAGGCTACCGCTACGACAAGATAAAATATAAACCAAACTACATCCCGGGCTCTACGCCTAAAATCCCGGACGATATGGTGCTAGGTCTTTTCGTACCGTATAATCCTAGCCCAGAGCCAAAATGGTGGGACTACGCAGATAGAGACGAGTGGAAAATAGCCCACGACGCATGGAAGCAAGAAGCGCCAAACAACGCGCTAGCAAATATAAAATACATCGCTAGGGATAAAAAATTTACGAATAGCTCTTATGCTATCGGAGCCGACATCGATCCGCTGGATTACTTTAGAGTGCAGCTAAAATACTCCAAAGGCTTTAGAGCACCGACCACAGACGAACTATATCTAGCGTTTAAGCATCCTGATTTTACCATCCAACCAAACCCGGATCTAAAACCTGAAATAGCTAAAACAAAAGAGCTTGCATTGACGCTACATGAGGATAAAAGCTTTATAACCACTAGCTTTTTTGAGACCAAATACGATAACTTTATCGACCTAATCTCTCTAGGCACTAAAAGCTATGCCACGGGCGGCGGCGGAAATACCATACCTTTTGCGCTATACGGCAACGTAAACCGCAGCAAGGCTACCGTACGCGGCTTTGAGATAAACTCTATGTTGCATTTTGGTCAAATTTCAGACGCGCTAGAGGGCTTTCACGCTAGCTACAAGCTAACGATGCAAAAAGGCAGAGTACAAACGGGTAACGACGGCAAAGTACCGATGAACGCAATCCAGCCGACCACTGCGATCTATGGTCTAGGATACGCAAGCCCGGCGGATAAATTCGGCGCCGACATCTACGTAACTAACGTCGCATCTAAAAAAGCAAAAGACACCTATAATATGTTCTGGCGCCTAGACACCGACCCATACGGCAACCCGTACAATACAAACAGCCACTCTAAATGGCGAAGCAACGCCTACACCCTAGTAGATGTCGTAACTTACGTGCGCCCGATTAAAAATTTGACGTTTAGACTGGGCGTTTACAACCTAACCAACGAAAAATACATCACTTGGGACGCTGCGCGCTCCATAAGGCCGTTTGGCACCATGAACATGATCGATAGAACCACGGGACTAGGTATCAACCGCTTCTACTCTGCGGGAAGAAATTTCAGACTAAACTGGGAATTTACGTTTTAA
- a CDS encoding LysR family transcriptional regulator, protein MINDFSKFYTFMEIVKERSFSKASRALGISQPAVTLQMKKLEEMLQTTLIMRKKNGIVLTHEGEKFYKLCTQFESAMFRFKDELARIKTDKLPLVIATTQLIAEAVISILLDKISQSVGSELDIRIKEQNELINYLKDRRSDIAIILEQSLDSSLLVKKLFDYELILVSNKKIAESVKPEELIKFKFIKDRTRTYLDDILQKHGVDAHALDVAYSLDGSIMVCRALASNHADTYVAFLPRFLIENELKNGRLFEINIAKFKLTRSVYAAALKENEEVLHKFLKIKTSFNF, encoded by the coding sequence ATGATCAATGATTTTAGTAAATTTTATACCTTTATGGAGATAGTGAAAGAAAGAAGTTTCTCAAAGGCTTCAAGGGCTCTAGGTATCTCGCAGCCCGCAGTCACCTTGCAGATGAAAAAGCTCGAGGAGATGCTACAAACCACGCTAATAATGCGTAAGAAAAACGGCATCGTCCTAACTCACGAGGGCGAGAAATTTTATAAGCTTTGTACTCAGTTTGAGAGCGCTATGTTTCGCTTTAAAGACGAGTTGGCGCGTATAAAAACGGACAAATTACCGCTAGTAATCGCCACCACGCAGCTCATCGCCGAAGCGGTCATCTCGATACTGCTGGATAAAATCTCGCAAAGCGTAGGCAGCGAGCTAGACATCAGGATAAAGGAGCAAAACGAGCTCATAAACTACCTAAAAGACCGCCGCAGCGACATCGCAATCATCCTTGAGCAGTCGCTTGATAGCAGCTTGCTCGTTAAAAAGCTATTTGACTACGAGCTTATTTTGGTTTCAAATAAAAAAATCGCCGAAAGCGTGAAGCCTGAGGAGCTTATCAAGTTTAAATTTATCAAAGATAGGACGCGAACTTATCTGGATGATATCTTGCAAAAACACGGCGTGGACGCGCATGCGCTTGACGTGGCGTATTCGCTAGACGGCTCGATAATGGTCTGTCGCGCGTTGGCGTCAAACCATGCCGATACGTACGTGGCGTTTTTGCCGAGATTTTTGATCGAAAACGAGCTAAAAAACGGCAGACTATTTGAGATAAATATCGCTAAATTTAAGCTCACTCGCTCGGTCTATGCCGCCGCGTTAAAAGAAAACGAGGAAGTGCTACATAAATTTCTAAAGATCAAGACTAGTTTTAATTTTTAA
- a CDS encoding ATP-dependent helicase: protein MPDLLDELNESQREAASHTDGAMLILAGAGSGKTKTITTRLAYLISKLGIPPSNTLTLTFTNKAASEMRTRALKMLGDAGKNFTPLLCTFHKFGLLFLKFYIDRLKRKNNFVIIDTDDKKRILKGFEGDIPTSVLASEISNFKNSLLSVEEVLNHGGMFANGHNFKDGYHAKLANIYKLYEEYLAANNLVDFDDLLCLSYKILDEDDALAREISRRYAYVMVDEYQDTNDLQYKLLRKLCLTHENIAVVGDDDQSIYGWRGAKIENILNFKDQFKDAKVIRLEQNYRSTSQILRAANELIDHNRNRLGKELKSTKEGGEDVALMESDDETMESLKVAKRIKKLLDSGAQASDIAILYRINALSRSLEEGLTKEKIPYKMVGGVKFYERAEVKDVISYLRLVANENDDFSLKRVINRPKRGLGKVSLAKIEKIAFEHKFSLFEAISSLDENDKDLSKKIVSSLGEFAANLRELKECDSPYELVDKLEAKFGIKKYYESLPDGAERVANIDEFYATIKDQIKQNPSFSIEEFLNEIALQSEQDNIGGEAISIMSIHASKGLEFEHLFVIGLEEGFFPLLGDGSDIEEERRLAYVAITRAKKTLTLSFVNSRFYKGQRTRLEKSRFLSEAGVCSGSLIIQTQTQTAGEYKKGDLVKHKIFGIGRVTAVTKIKKELKLTINFGGISREIMSSFVEKAV from the coding sequence ATGCCCGATTTACTAGACGAACTCAACGAAAGCCAGCGCGAGGCGGCCTCGCATACCGACGGAGCGATGCTGATTTTAGCCGGGGCCGGCAGCGGTAAAACCAAAACCATCACCACTCGCCTAGCCTATCTCATAAGCAAGCTTGGCATCCCGCCGTCAAATACCTTAACGCTAACCTTCACCAACAAAGCCGCAAGCGAAATGCGAACCCGCGCGCTAAAAATGCTAGGCGACGCAGGTAAAAATTTCACTCCGCTGCTTTGCACTTTCCACAAATTCGGGCTTTTGTTTTTGAAATTTTACATCGACCGCCTAAAGCGCAAAAACAACTTCGTAATCATCGACACGGACGATAAAAAGCGTATCTTAAAAGGCTTTGAGGGCGATATCCCGACCTCGGTGCTAGCTAGCGAGATCTCAAATTTTAAAAACTCGCTTTTAAGCGTAGAAGAGGTACTAAATCACGGCGGCATGTTTGCAAACGGGCACAATTTCAAAGACGGCTACCACGCAAAGCTGGCAAATATCTACAAACTCTACGAGGAGTACTTGGCGGCAAACAACCTCGTGGATTTTGACGACCTGCTCTGCCTTAGCTATAAAATTTTAGACGAGGACGACGCTCTAGCGCGCGAGATCTCGCGCAGGTACGCCTACGTGATGGTGGACGAGTATCAAGACACCAACGACTTGCAGTACAAGCTCCTACGCAAACTCTGCCTAACGCACGAAAATATCGCGGTCGTTGGCGACGATGATCAGAGTATCTACGGCTGGCGCGGCGCAAAAATCGAAAATATATTAAATTTCAAAGATCAGTTTAAAGACGCAAAAGTCATAAGACTAGAGCAAAACTACCGCTCAACGAGTCAAATTTTACGCGCAGCAAACGAGCTCATCGATCACAACAGAAACCGCCTCGGCAAAGAGCTAAAAAGTACCAAAGAAGGCGGCGAGGACGTCGCGCTAATGGAATCAGACGACGAAACGATGGAGAGCCTAAAGGTAGCCAAACGCATCAAAAAGCTGCTTGATAGCGGCGCGCAGGCTAGCGATATCGCAATCTTGTACCGCATAAACGCCCTCTCCCGCTCGCTCGAAGAAGGTCTAACCAAAGAAAAAATCCCGTACAAAATGGTCGGCGGAGTTAAATTCTACGAGCGTGCCGAGGTCAAGGACGTCATCAGCTACCTAAGGCTAGTCGCGAACGAAAACGACGACTTCTCGCTAAAGCGCGTCATCAACCGCCCAAAACGCGGCCTAGGCAAAGTAAGCCTCGCAAAGATCGAAAAGATCGCCTTTGAGCATAAATTTTCGCTATTTGAAGCGATATCTAGCCTGGACGAAAACGACAAGGATCTAAGCAAAAAGATCGTCTCAAGCCTTGGCGAATTTGCGGCAAATTTAAGAGAGCTAAAAGAGTGCGACTCGCCCTATGAGCTAGTGGATAAACTAGAAGCCAAATTCGGCATCAAAAAATACTACGAGAGCTTGCCTGACGGCGCCGAGCGCGTGGCGAACATAGACGAGTTTTACGCTACGATCAAGGATCAAATCAAGCAAAACCCAAGCTTTTCTATCGAGGAGTTTTTAAACGAGATCGCGCTGCAAAGCGAGCAGGATAATATCGGCGGCGAGGCAATCTCGATCATGAGCATCCACGCTAGCAAAGGCCTTGAGTTCGAGCATCTTTTCGTTATCGGGCTTGAGGAAGGGTTCTTCCCGCTCCTTGGCGACGGCAGCGACATCGAGGAGGAGCGACGACTAGCCTACGTCGCCATCACCCGCGCTAAAAAAACGCTAACGCTAAGCTTTGTAAATTCGCGCTTTTACAAAGGTCAGCGAACGAGGCTAGAAAAGAGCAGATTTTTAAGCGAGGCCGGCGTTTGCAGCGGTAGCCTCATCATCCAGACGCAAACGCAGACCGCCGGCGAATACAAAAAAGGCGACCTCGTCAAGCATAAAATTTTTGGCATCGGGCGCGTGACGGCGGTAACGAAGATCAAAAAAGAGCTAAAACTAACGATAAATTTCGGCGGAATCAGCCGTGAGATAATGTCTAGCTTCGTCGAAAAAGCGGTGTAA
- the truB gene encoding tRNA pseudouridine(55) synthase TruB encodes MNALFVANKPAGISSNHFLSRLKRKYGVKKAGFSGTLDPFASGCLIVALGNHTRLFNYIDKTPKIYEATMWLGATSASLDNENIEEIQLCPPLNLADIKAALAELKGEIAYVPPKFSAKHIDGKRAYELARAGEEFELKSQTMNVFDVNLTAYMHPFLSFRISVSEGSYVRSYAQILAAKLGVKATLSALKRVSEGKFIYENERFLNPLDFISLPRNEYLGDPADVMLGKKLSAEGLKFGAEGLYLINFDEFFSIIEIKDETVTYKLNKVEKC; translated from the coding sequence ATGAACGCGCTTTTTGTCGCAAACAAGCCAGCTGGCATAAGCTCAAATCATTTTTTAAGCAGGCTAAAGCGTAAATACGGCGTCAAAAAAGCGGGCTTTTCCGGCACGCTTGATCCATTTGCCAGCGGTTGCCTCATCGTGGCTCTGGGCAATCACACGCGGCTTTTTAACTACATAGATAAAACGCCCAAAATTTACGAAGCGACCATGTGGCTGGGTGCAACTAGCGCTAGCTTAGACAACGAAAACATCGAGGAAATCCAGCTTTGTCCGCCGTTAAATTTAGCCGACATAAAAGCGGCGCTAGCCGAGCTAAAAGGCGAGATCGCCTACGTACCGCCCAAATTTAGCGCCAAGCACATAGACGGCAAGCGCGCCTATGAGCTAGCAAGAGCTGGCGAGGAGTTTGAGCTAAAAAGCCAAACGATGAACGTTTTTGATGTAAATTTGACTGCGTATATGCATCCTTTTTTGAGCTTTCGCATTAGCGTTAGCGAGGGCTCGTACGTGCGCTCGTATGCTCAAATTTTAGCCGCAAAGCTTGGCGTAAAAGCAACTCTAAGCGCGCTAAAACGCGTGAGCGAAGGTAAATTTATTTACGAAAACGAGCGATTTTTAAATCCGCTTGATTTTATCTCATTGCCGCGAAACGAATATCTAGGCGACCCCGCAGACGTAATGCTGGGCAAAAAACTGAGCGCCGAGGGGCTAAAATTTGGCGCCGAGGGGCTATATTTAATAAACTTTGATGAATTTTTTAGTATCATTGAAATCAAAGACGAAACCGTAACATATAAACTAAATAAGGTCGAAAAATGCTAA
- the csrA gene encoding carbon storage regulator CsrA, with protein MLILARKEDESIMLGNDIKITVVGISKGGVKIGIDAPKNMMILRSELVEDVAAENKQALNGAGEASLKELSDKIVK; from the coding sequence ATGCTAATACTCGCAAGAAAAGAAGACGAAAGCATAATGCTGGGAAACGATATCAAAATCACGGTTGTAGGCATCTCAAAAGGCGGCGTAAAAATCGGCATCGACGCGCCTAAAAATATGATGATCCTGCGCTCGGAGCTAGTAGAAGACGTAGCGGCGGAAAACAAACAAGCCCTAAACGGCGCGGGCGAAGCGAGCCTAAAAGAGCTCAGCGATAAAATCGTAAAATAA
- a CDS encoding 4-(cytidine 5'-diphospho)-2-C-methyl-D-erythritol kinase — translation MKSYAKINSFLKIVGTRGNYHEIVSRFVLRREIYDEIFFEKADGFTLECDNENIENNIVLKAKFELEKAGFKNELDEFFVSHKIVIKKQIPLGAGLGGGSSNAATFLKMANEELNLKLTRENLMKIGANIGADVAFFASDFEAANVGGIGEIISEFKDEVSAIEILTPDVFCSTPAVYGEFRANFMDSIDVNLAVKMREMTTAQLLERYENHKLNDLFAPCFKIYPQMDKFRDFFLSGSGASVFFLK, via the coding sequence ATGAAAAGCTACGCGAAAATCAACTCCTTTTTAAAGATCGTCGGCACTCGCGGCAACTACCACGAGATCGTCTCTCGCTTTGTTTTGCGGCGCGAGATTTACGACGAAATTTTCTTTGAAAAAGCGGACGGCTTCACGCTTGAGTGCGATAACGAAAATATCGAAAACAATATCGTTTTAAAGGCCAAATTTGAGCTTGAAAAAGCGGGCTTTAAAAACGAGCTGGACGAGTTTTTCGTATCGCATAAAATCGTGATAAAAAAGCAAATCCCGCTAGGCGCGGGTCTGGGCGGAGGCAGCTCAAACGCGGCTACGTTTTTAAAGATGGCAAACGAGGAGTTAAATCTAAAACTAACTCGCGAAAATTTGATGAAAATAGGCGCAAATATCGGAGCGGACGTGGCGTTTTTCGCTAGCGATTTCGAGGCGGCAAATGTCGGCGGTATCGGCGAGATAATAAGCGAGTTTAAAGACGAAGTGTCCGCCATAGAAATTTTAACGCCTGACGTATTTTGCTCGACGCCCGCGGTTTACGGCGAATTTAGGGCAAATTTTATGGATAGTATCGATGTAAATTTGGCGGTAAAAATGCGCGAAATGACGACTGCGCAGCTGCTGGAGCGATACGAAAATCACAAACTAAACGATCTTTTTGCGCCGTGTTTTAAAATTTATCCGCAGATGGATAAATTTAGGGATTTTTTCCTAAGCGGTAGCGGCGCGAGCGTGTTTTTCTTAAAATAA